The following nucleotide sequence is from Lepus europaeus isolate LE1 chromosome 16, mLepTim1.pri, whole genome shotgun sequence.
TCAATAGACTCAGACTTCTGAGGAGCCAGTGTACACAGCTTATGTGGGTACTTCAGGAACTCAAAAGAGCAGTGCCACAGAAAAATCTGGATCTTGATTTTGAAAGAGGGGAACTCTGTGAAGGAGTCTGATGAAACTTGTCCCAGGAGCGCTAAAAACAGCTGGAGGCTGGAAACGTCTACCAGTGCCAGGTGAAGCTTTGTCACTATGGAGACATCAAAATGAACACCAAGCAAATAGGAAATAGCAAATCCCTTTTCCTTTCCTCGGGCCTCCGGTTCCCTCTCTAGTTCCCTCTACTGGCAGAATGTACCAAATGCCTAGCAAATGAGAATACACTGCAGAGTTCCAACTCCAGTGTCACAGAGCAGAATATAGAAGAGTGGGTTTGTGACAGAGTGGAATTAACATAACAATTGGCATATTTATTACAAGAAAACATTTTGACTCCTTTAAAAGATTAAATCACAATACATAGTCCTAATACATCTCTCTAGCAACTACCACCCAAATCTTGCATTAGCCTTCGTGCTAAAATTCTCAGtaactttatttgtttattacttGTTTCTTGAAACTCCTAAGAAAACTCTCATATGGCCATGACTTCCTCCACTGACATAAGTCATTCTGTGCTAAATTACTCGCTCCTCTCTTCATCCAACAGATTTTCAACATCACTTTATGAACAACTATTTTtacaatttaagattttttttttattttcagaatttgaGCAAGATATAACACCTGTACTATTTAATGGGGTACAGTGTagtatttcaacacatgaatACAATGAGAATTGATCAAATCAGGTAAttagcatttcttatttttttttatcatatctTTGTTTGGAGcccaccagctcctctcttccagttcttcataAAGTACATCAGTGTAAACTATAGGTACATCGTGGTACTGTGGGACACTAGAACTTACTCCTTTCATCTGTGCTTTGATATCCTTCACCCAACCTCTATACTCTCAATATCCTGCTTTCCATCCTTCCTAGCCTCTAATAATCACCATTCTACATTTATATTGACATTGTTTAGCTGCCATGTGTGAGAGAAAgcatgcagtatttgttttttctgtgtctggcttatttcaggtAACATAGtgctttccagttccatccatttcaATGCAAATGATAGCATTTGCTGTGTTTATGGCTGATTAATAATCCATTTTGTATGCATtccctattttctttatttgttcatcTATCGATGGACACCAGGTTGATTAAATATATTGGCTATTAGGAATAGTCTTGCAAGGAACATGCAAGTGCAGACATTCAGtcagctgggtcatatggtagatctactaATATTTTGGGCTGGAATTTCTGAGCTTTTCTCCATAATAGgcgtactaatttgcattccaaaAACAGTATATAAAGGTTCTTTTTCTCTACATCATTGCCAGTGTGtgctattttttatctttttgataatactGATTATGGCACGATATCTCACTGTagctttgacttgcatttccttgacagttattgataatgaatatttttcatgtattttttggttatttgcatttcttttgagaaatctcTATTCAGattctttctccattttaaaattagagtTTTCATtgctgttaagtttttttttttttttaagttccttacatattctggACATTAGTCCTTTTTCACATGtattctttgcaaatattttttcctactcTGTAGGTTGTTTTTTCACTgccttggttgtttgttttgccataCATACACTTTTTTAGATATAATCctgtctggttttgcttttgttgctgtgGTTTTGAGAATGTCATCCCTCCCAAAATGGCCTAATCTGATTCTTAAAGTGTTTCCCTATGTCTTTTCtagcagtttcatagtttcaggatttagatttaagtatttaatgcattttgagttgatttgcATTTATGGTGAAAGGTATGAGCCCAAAGAAACATAATTTATATTCAATGATCATACTTTTGTGCCCTGTTCtaggatttttatatatttaacttaTTTAGTCCTCATAATAACTCTATGAggtttacattatttatttccatATCTTACAAATACAATTGGCTAAATAACTTTCCCAAAGTCACATAGCTAATGAAAGTTAGACTCATTCCTCCAAAACCTGTgtcttaatgaatataaaatgttgGCTTTGTAAGATCCAAATCAAGGCCACTTCTTTTGAGTGGATGTCCTAGACTCTCACAGTCCTAATTATTTGCTTCTTCCTTGGTCCACATATTTTTACGTAGGCAGAATTTTTCTGTTAAGTGatcttttcactgttttttatttacattgttCTGTTAAATCCCAAGTAACTAGCTGTTACCATAGTAACATATAGTAGGGATCCAATACCTGTTTGTTGAACACATGAATGAATTAAATGTATTAGGGCATGGCATCTTGGTGAAGTGTTGCAATCTAAACCCTAAAaactgttcatttatttacttgaaagagaagaatttttccatcctttggttcacttcctaaatagcaGCAACAGCAGGGTCTGAGCCAGAAaatgcctcctggtctcccaggagggtggcaggggctcaactacatggccatcatgtgctgccttctcaggcacattagcaggaagcaatggaagtggagtagctgagtctCGAACCCACTGGAAGGCCATGACGATACTTTGCCGTAGCACCAGCTCCAATATTTAATGCAGTTTAAGTTCTGTTGGCACATTcaagttttaagatttttttccttagagTTTTGGAGTAAAAACATTGTCTTTCCAAGTACAATCTGTCCCAGTCCTCTGAAGCCATCTACACCACTCGTCAAATTGCTTGACTGAAAGTAAGTTTTTGGCTAATCAGAAACCACAATACTTACAATATAAAAGTATGAACCAGGAAACAGAATTGGGGGTAGGGCAAGCCCTAAATCTCTAAGTGGTGAGGTCCACTAAATCTGAAATGGAAAGCTCCGCCCAAGTTTTAAGACCCCGGTACCGGTACTGCGCGTTCACGTTTAACGCGTTCCGCTAAGCGCTACAGAAGTTACCACAGGCTACAGCGGCGCCTGCGCGGGCTCTGAGCCTCGCCCCATTCCTGGAGGCCCCGCCCCACAGGCCCCGCCCCGTCGCCGCAGGCGCTGTTGCCGTGGAAACCCCGGAAGCGCCATGGCCGCCGCCGGCCAGGAAGAAGAGTTTTCCAGACAGCCGGCGGCAGCCCTATCTAAATCACCGTCGCTGTCGCCACAGTCAGCAGCTGTCCACCGAGCGAAGCCCAAGAAGTGCCTGGTGTATCCGCATCCTCCAAAGCGCTCCGGTCTGTCTCGTTCCGTTCTTCGATGGCTCCAAGGCCTGGATCTCAGCTTCTCCCCAAAGAACATCAAAAGGTGCTCAAGCAAGCAGGTCCCAAGCCGCTTGGGTGGACGCACCCGGCCTGGGCTCCGGCCCCTGCGTCTTGGGTTCCCTGCATTGGCATAGTTTGTTTTCTGATGAATACTCCCACTCACCCACCACACTCGCATACGCATGATAACAAACAGGGACCCAGGCTTAAGAAACATACGATGAAGCATTTCATTTATTGATTCAGAAGAGCAGTCATTAAGCCACACACCTAAGTGAGTACAGAAAACTTCAGTGTGACTACAAAAAAATTAGTCAAGGCTCATTCTTCAGGGACACTAGGCTTTAATATTAGAATAATGTAATCTCCATTAGAGATGTCCTCTAGTTTGACAGTAAGCAAGGATCTTTGAAAATTTTGTCCTTTACCACTCTGAAAGTGACTGGCAGATTTTCTTGAAATGCAAACTAAATTCCATAAAAATTAAGACGGTGAGTGTTTTGCAGGAAAAGTCCCTGGCTTACCAATTTCAGCATTCTGTGTACCTTACAAAGATGGACCTGAAACTTTTAATGTGCACGTGAATCACCTAGGGATCTTATTAACATGCAGATTCAGTACAAATGAACAGTTTgggttctttaaaaaatactaacagCTTTTCATGTGTGTATAATTTAGACAAAATGCAATTCCACAGTAGGACATCCTCAAAGCAATCCAACAAAACTGATTTTACAAGAACCTTTTCTGTCAGTTTGGAATATCAGATTGATGTTAACTATGAAATGTAATCTGTATAATTAACtacaatttatttcatttccttgttgCTATGGACCAGAGATTTTTCAAATGGCTTCCTGATTGCAGAAATATTCAGTATGTATTATCCCTGGGACCTTCAATTATCATCCTTTGAAAATGGAACCTCTTTAAAAGTCAAGTTGGATAACTGGGCACAGTTGGAGAAGGTAAATCAGCAATGTTTTAGAGTTTAACAGTTAAGAAGTTTGTTTTAAAAGGCCcattcctggggccggtgctgtggctcagtaggttaatactctggctgcagctccggcatcccatgtgggcgccggttctagtcccggctgctcctcttccagtccagctatctgctgtggcctgggagggcagtggaggatagcccaggttcttgggcctctgcacctgtgtgggagacctggagggagttcctggctttggatcagtgcagctctggctgttgtgaccatttgggggagggaagacctttctctctgtctctccctctcactatctgtaactctacctctcaaataaataaataaataaataaatctttaaaaaaagggggggggcattcCTAATGTCTTGGATGAGTTCATAtatatgtgttgattttgtattagGGTAACAGTGGGCCTGTGTTGCCAGCTTGTTCCCATGTATTGCCAAGTTTATATCAGGAGTCACCTATGCGGCTGAGCATATTTATTTCAGTAAAGAGTATAATAATTTTTCTTGCTATATAATGatgtattttaataattaacCTGTTAAACATCAGAAAATTAGCTGGGGATTAAAGTGAATTCATAGTAATTGGTGATTTTTATAGAACTTCTTAAGATGAAACTATTTTCTTTCTACTACTAAAGTTCctggcaagaaaaaaatttaaattacctAAAGAACTAATCCATGGCACAATTCATTGTAAAGCCGGAGTACCTGAAATTCTGATAGAAGAGATTTACACTTTATTAACACACAGAGAGTAAGTTATTTGGAATTTTCTAATAATACAATTTAATGTGAAATTTTTGGTAATTCATGTCTTGTTAGTAAAATATGACTTGTGAACagtcttttatttcttattttcagaattaaaagTATCCAGGATGACCGTGTGAATTTTACCGACTACAGCTACCAGATGCACTTACCCCTGGTTCCCAGGTCGACAGCTTCCAAGTCAATCAAAGATAACATTAGGCTTTCAGAACTAATGAGCAATCCCAACATGCTCAGCAATGAACTTAAAATAAAGTTCCTCTTCCTTTTACACATGTTGCAAAGGACACTGAGCAGAAAATTGAATCCAAGTAAGTTTGCCTCAGAGAGGCTAGTGAGTTCTCTCAAACTCAACGAGGCTGTTTGAGCACAGATGAAAAGACAAGACTCACAACCTCGTTTCTGCTACCACCTGGTAATGGTTACAAGGAAAATACTTATACACACAAAGTGAGCGTCCTTACCATCGCTGGAGTGGTTCATTTCACAGTTTTCTTTCTTGTTGATGAAAGCATAGGTTAAAGTGtcagagagactttttttttttttttttgcttttgctttctaaCACTTATTCAGGACACCACTCGTGTTAGAATCTTATCTAAACTTGATTCCAGACACCTACAGACTCATCATTTCCAAAGCACCCAAATAATTCGCAAATGAGACAGATGGAGGCTGTTAGAATTTCTATCCCCTTTTGAACTCCTTTTTCTGAAGAACAGattatctccttctttctctggaaGGACGAGGTGACTTGCCAACTCCTGCCTCCCCTAACCCCCTCATCATCcaaaattgagagagagattttggtttttaattcCTCTTACAGTGTCTGTTCTTTAATCTcatattttttgtgtcttctttttctcatttctggCTCTACTCATAAATTTGTGAGTAAAGGGAGAATTCAAGTCATTAATCCTTTTGTAAAATTATATGTTCAaaaatttgtatgttttttaacAAAGTTTTGCTGAGCAACTTATCACACATACATGCccataatgtatatatagaaTTTATAGAAGGCTAATGACAATGAATTAACATTTTTGTatccttaagatttttttaagatttatttatttatttgaaagtcagaattacacagagagaggagaggcagagagagagagagagagagagagagagagaattttccatccgctggttcactccccaggtggccactatggctggagctgcgccaatccaaagccaggagccaggagcttcttccggatctcccatgcgggtacagggacccaaggagttgggccattttctactgctatcccaggccatagcagagagctggattggaagttgtgcagccaggactcgaactggcgctcaattgggatgccagcactgcaggctgtggctttacctgctacactacagtgccggccccaaacctTAAGATATTTAAGAAATGGAACACGACAAATAGCTTTACCTTTCCTTGTGTGTCCTTTCCTGATTGTATTCTTCATactccctgcctgcctggctgcttTTGTTTATAATTTCTTTGATTAAAGAAACCGTTTTTTGAACGGGCATTTGCTGCAGTGGTTATGGCACTgtttgggttgcctgcatcccttCTCAGTTTGCTGCTACACTTCAGAGCCCAGCTTTCTGTTCGTGcactctctgggaggcagtataTGATGGCTCAAACCCTTGTGCTCctgtcactcacttgggagaactggattgagttctgggcccctccCTTCAGCCTTGCCtggtctgtctttcaaatctttttgaagaaaacattttaaataattttacttatGCATACCATATGTTATTcttaatttcattcatatatatttctTAACTTTAATTGCTTTCATCAAACTTTGTAGTAGGCAGAATGAGTTCTCATATTGTCCATGATCTAATCCCCAAAACCAGAGAAAATATGTTATACTACAGGGCAAAAGAGAATTTTTAGATGCAAAGTTATGAACCTTCTGATAGGGAATGTATGCTGGATTATTCTTGGGCAACCAGTCAAATCAcatggggtctttttttttttttttaaagatttatttatttatttgaaagagttacagagagacaggaggagaggtacagagagaggtctcccatctgctggttcactgccccattggctgcaactaccggcactgtgccgatcagatgccaggatccaggagtttcttccatgtctcccatgcaggtgcaggggcccaaggacttggaccatcttctactactttcccaggctttcagccaggagcttgtttggaagtggaccagccgggaatcaaacggcgcccatatgggatgctggcactgcaagtggtggctttacctgctatgccacagcgctggcccctcttgttTTCTTATATCTCTTTTGGAGAGAATATTTTTCTAAAGACTTTTTTCCACTGCTAATATTAGAgctttcattttatgaaaaagtatttatttgtgaaggggggggggtggagagagcaagagcgggagagtgagagtgagagcaagagaaagagatcttccatgtggttcactccctaactgcacccaatagctagggctggaccagatcaaaaCCAAAACCCAGAAGCTcaatgtggttctcccacatgggtgacagagacccagtatttgagccatcccttgctgcctcccatggtatgcattagcaggaagctggaatcaggcactGAGGCAGGACTTGATTCCAAGCACTCCACTATGGTATGCTACCACTCCATTGATATATTAACTGCTGAGCCACATGCCTGcctctgaaaaattttaaatttctactcTTTAGTTAGCATGAGTATTTATCTTCAAGGAAAATTGCTTCTCCAAGCTACAAGGACCTTAGATCACTGTGACTCTAAACACTTCTTGCCACCTCCACGCCTAACTTCTTTTGTTATCTTGAATTTTAGTTATgtcaaattaactttttaaaagatttatttatttatttgaaagagttacacagagagagaggagaggcagagagagaagtcttctatccgatggttcactcctcaattggtcgcAATGTCTGGacttgcgccgatccaaaaccaggagccaggagcttcttcctggtctcccacgcgggtgcagaggcccaaggacttgggccatcttccactgttttcccaggccatggcagagagctggatcagaaatgggactcaactcggcatccatatgggatgctggcgcttcaggccagggcgttaacctgctgtgccacagcgccgccccccaaattaatttttaacagcatatatcaggggctggcaccgtggatcacttggttaatcctctgcctgtggcgctggcatcccatatgggtgctggttgtagtcccagttgcttttcttccagtccagctctctgctgtggtctgggagggcactggaggatggcccaagtgcttgggcccctgcacttcatGGTctcgagaccaggaagaagcacctggctcctggctttggatcagcatagctccggccgtagtggccatttggggggtgaaccaatggaaggaagacctgtctctctctcactgtctatcagtcaaattaaaaaaaaaaaaaaaccagcatatATCAgacatcattatttttattctaattcttttttttttaacttttttttttgacaggcagagtggacagtgagagagagagagacagagagataggtcttccttttgccgttggttcaccctccaatggccaccgcggccggcgtgctgcggccggcgcaccgcgctgttctgaaggcaggagccaggtgcttctcctggtctcccatgcgggtgcagggcccaagcacttgggccatcctccactgcactcctgggccacagcagagagctggcctggaaggggggcaaccaggacagaatccggcaccccgaccaggactagaacccggtgtgccggcactgctaggcggaggattagcctgttgagccatagcgccgTCCTATTCTAATTCTTAAAGCTCATCCTGGTGCAAAGCTATCCTGTACATCTGCTGTCTTCTTTTGAATATATCTTGACTTTAGCCATGATCACCTCAGTGTTTCCAATTGGTCTCATTCTCTAGTGTTGGTTCTTGAGATTGTTGATTTTTAAAGGTTCTTATCTATTGCCAAATTAGTTCACTGTGATAATTAGAGTTTGAAAATGTTACTGTCCAGAATTACATTTAGGGTTAACAGGGCATAACTTGTAAGTggaacaggggtggggaatgtctgacCCATGGGCCATTTACGGCCTTTGCAATCCATTTGGTCTTGCTCTGCCAAGGCAACAACAGGTTGGACTCAAAATAAATCTCCATCAGGCTAATAtttaagttgacaattttgtGTGGCCtgaaaatgatgttataaatttccaaatagcccttggcagaagaAAGCTTCCCCAAGCCTACTTCCGGCCTCTTTGAAGGGTAAGCTGTAGAGGAAGAAGTGATTTTTACAAGTACAggaaaatggttcaagttctGCAGTTCATAGACttagataaaaagaaatataggaaATGTGCTAATAATTTTGCCATTGTTTAATAgtataaaattttgaaagataaGTGCTATGTGGTTTTATCTATATGAAATATAACAAATCGATAAGAATAACCTATGTTGATGGAAATCAAAATAggtcttttcttttaagatactATCTGGGAGAGATGGGAAAAGATTTGGGGGATACTACTAGtacatcatttctttatttgggtGATGGGTCCTCAGGTCTATTCATTCCAAAAGCTCACTAGATTGAATTAAGGATgtgatttg
It contains:
- the SPATA4 gene encoding spermatogenesis-associated protein 4; translated protein: MAAAGQEEEFSRQPAAALSKSPSLSPQSAAVHRAKPKKCLVYPHPPKRSGLSRSVLRWLQGLDLSFSPKNIKRDFSNGFLIAEIFSMYYPWDLQLSSFENGTSLKVKLDNWAQLEKFLARKKFKLPKELIHGTIHCKAGVPEILIEEIYTLLTHREIKSIQDDRVNFTDYSYQMHLPLVPRSTASKSIKDNIRLSELMSNPNMLSNELKIKFLFLLHMLQRTLSRKLNPKWFDVKPTVGEATLDRLPRVQASLRRCNSKVSKKKVASALPNIGNCGNLCKEIHVKQAGQDSCDCYDFYEKHGKETLKNTCQITLKK